Proteins encoded by one window of Candidatus Sumerlaea chitinivorans:
- a CDS encoding LSU ribosomal protein L21p produces the protein MSALALGLERKNLEMSDPMYAIFRRGSTQYRVEKGDVVRLQLLDAEVGSQVVLDDVLQIGDENKVVIGRPRVENAKVVGKVLRHGKDKKILVYTFKRRKGYEKRRGHRQLFTEIQVEDIQY, from the coding sequence ATGTCCGCACTCGCGCTGGGCTTAGAGCGCAAAAATTTGGAGATGAGTGATCCCATGTACGCGATTTTTCGGCGAGGCAGTACGCAGTATCGCGTTGAAAAAGGTGACGTGGTGCGTTTGCAGCTTCTGGACGCAGAAGTAGGTAGCCAAGTTGTGCTGGACGACGTCTTGCAGATCGGTGATGAGAATAAAGTCGTCATTGGGCGGCCACGTGTTGAGAACGCCAAGGTGGTTGGAAAGGTTCTGCGCCACGGCAAAGACAAGAAGATCCTCGTTTACACCTTCAAGCGGCGCAAGGGCTATGAAAAACGCCGTGGGCATCGGCAGCTCTTCACAGAAATCCAGGTAGAGGATATTCAGTACTAA
- a CDS encoding LSU ribosomal protein L27p, translated as MAHKKGVGSSRNGRDSNSQRLGVKAFGGQFVTGGSIIVRQRGTRFYPGENAGLGKDYTIFAKVSGIVEFVERRGKKFVNIRPCATEAA; from the coding sequence ATGGCACATAAAAAAGGTGTCGGAAGTTCTCGGAACGGGCGCGATAGCAATTCCCAACGTTTAGGGGTCAAGGCGTTCGGTGGACAGTTTGTCACGGGCGGAAGCATTATCGTGCGTCAACGGGGAACACGGTTTTACCCGGGTGAAAACGCGGGCTTAGGGAAAGACTATACGATTTTTGCGAAAGTCAGTGGAATTGTGGAGTTTGTGGAGCGTCGGGGGAAGAAGTTCGTCAATATTCGCCCCTGCGCCACTGAAGCTGCATAG
- a CDS encoding Glycogen phosphorylase, which yields MEQVNEQIETPQVDLSDQDSHEPIDIGYVTPYEVDTAENFLEQVKRHVRYSLAKEWATLSNENMLMAVSLAVRDVLVERMLETERRYQKADAKRVYYLSMEFLVGRSLGNNLTNLNLYETCRLALESLGVDLEELREVERDAALGNGGLGRLAACFLDSLATLKMPGFGYGINYEYGLFRQEIKDGFQVEQPDAWRTRPSPWLIDRSDEAVIVPLYGQVTHAPDRSGHLRPVWTDCHHVIGVPSDMPIVGYGGHTVNFLRLYTAKATEEFDFQRFNEGDYMNAVAKKIETENISKVLYPSDAVDAGRELRLLQEYFFVACAIRDIVRRYQRQHATFDLFPDRVAIQLNDTHPTLAIVELMRLLMDENHLSWEKAWEITEATFGYTNHTLMPEALEKWSEDLLQKVLPRHVLIIHEINRRFLAQVARRWPTDPSRHDRMSIIEEHEGKKFVRMTNLAIVGSHAVNGVAELHSELVKTHLVPDFYELWPHKFSNKTNGVTPRRWLLKANPGLADLLTQTIGEGWVTNLEELRKIEAYADDPAFQQRFRSVKRVNKERLARVILETTGIHVDPASQFDVMVKRIHEYKRQLLMAMRVIHEYLSLVEDRVEPPVPRTFIFGGKAAPGYWAAKQIIKLINELAHIINNDPRVRGRIRVVFLPDYRVSLAEKIIPAADLSEQISTAGMEACGTSNMKFAMNGALTLCTYDGGNIEIAKEVGEENLFIFGHRTEELERMRREHSYNPWDYYHRSPAIRRVMDVFHTDKLFRRNAPMFHWIFNALLNQGDRYFLLADFESYLRASEQAGQEFLQREVWARKAILNVARIGKFSSDRTIREYAEDIWKIRPVE from the coding sequence ATGGAACAAGTTAACGAACAGATTGAGACACCTCAGGTGGATCTCTCTGACCAAGATTCCCACGAACCAATCGATATTGGCTACGTCACCCCCTACGAGGTGGACACCGCCGAGAATTTCCTCGAGCAAGTCAAACGCCATGTCCGTTACTCGTTAGCCAAAGAGTGGGCCACCCTGAGCAACGAAAACATGCTCATGGCGGTGTCGTTGGCGGTGCGAGACGTGCTTGTGGAGCGCATGCTGGAGACCGAGCGCCGCTACCAAAAGGCCGACGCAAAACGCGTCTATTACCTTTCCATGGAATTCCTTGTTGGGCGCTCCCTTGGAAATAACCTCACTAATTTAAACCTCTATGAGACCTGCCGACTGGCTTTGGAAAGTTTGGGAGTTGATTTAGAAGAACTTCGGGAGGTGGAACGCGACGCCGCTCTCGGTAACGGCGGCTTGGGACGCTTAGCAGCCTGCTTCCTTGATTCCTTGGCTACCCTCAAGATGCCTGGCTTTGGCTATGGCATCAACTACGAGTATGGCCTCTTTCGCCAAGAGATTAAGGATGGGTTTCAGGTTGAGCAGCCCGATGCGTGGCGAACCCGCCCAAGCCCGTGGCTCATCGACCGCTCCGACGAAGCCGTCATCGTCCCACTCTACGGTCAAGTGACCCATGCTCCTGACCGAAGCGGGCATCTCCGCCCCGTCTGGACGGACTGCCACCACGTGATCGGGGTGCCAAGCGATATGCCCATTGTGGGTTACGGCGGCCACACGGTCAACTTCCTACGCCTGTACACCGCAAAGGCTACAGAAGAGTTCGATTTCCAACGCTTCAACGAAGGCGACTACATGAATGCTGTCGCCAAGAAGATTGAAACCGAAAACATCTCGAAGGTTCTCTATCCTTCGGACGCCGTGGATGCTGGACGCGAGCTACGTTTGCTTCAGGAGTATTTCTTTGTCGCTTGCGCAATCCGAGACATCGTGCGCCGCTACCAGCGTCAGCACGCCACTTTCGATCTCTTCCCAGACCGCGTAGCCATCCAGCTCAATGATACCCACCCCACCTTGGCCATCGTGGAGCTTATGCGCCTCCTGATGGATGAAAATCACCTGTCGTGGGAGAAGGCGTGGGAAATCACAGAGGCGACCTTTGGCTACACCAACCATACCTTGATGCCCGAGGCATTGGAGAAGTGGTCGGAGGATCTACTTCAGAAAGTTTTGCCCCGCCACGTCCTGATCATTCACGAAATTAATCGACGTTTCTTGGCCCAAGTGGCGCGGCGGTGGCCGACAGATCCAAGCCGCCACGACCGTATGAGCATTATCGAAGAGCACGAGGGCAAAAAATTCGTGCGAATGACCAACCTTGCGATCGTGGGGAGCCATGCGGTCAATGGCGTTGCCGAACTCCACTCCGAGCTTGTGAAGACGCACTTGGTGCCCGACTTCTACGAGCTCTGGCCTCACAAGTTCTCCAATAAGACGAATGGCGTGACCCCACGCCGATGGTTGCTAAAAGCGAATCCGGGTTTGGCCGACCTGCTCACCCAAACCATTGGAGAGGGGTGGGTCACGAATCTCGAAGAGCTGCGCAAGATCGAGGCCTATGCAGATGATCCAGCGTTCCAACAGCGGTTCCGCTCCGTGAAGCGGGTCAACAAGGAGCGTTTGGCCCGTGTGATTTTGGAAACAACAGGGATTCACGTGGATCCCGCCTCGCAATTCGATGTCATGGTCAAGCGCATTCACGAGTATAAGCGCCAACTGCTCATGGCCATGCGGGTGATTCACGAATACCTGTCGCTCGTCGAGGATCGGGTTGAGCCGCCTGTACCGCGCACGTTTATTTTTGGTGGAAAAGCGGCCCCCGGCTATTGGGCAGCGAAGCAAATCATTAAGCTCATCAACGAGCTCGCCCACATCATCAACAACGATCCACGCGTCCGTGGCAGAATTCGGGTCGTTTTCCTACCCGATTACCGTGTGTCGCTGGCGGAGAAGATCATTCCAGCAGCTGACCTCAGCGAACAGATTTCAACCGCCGGCATGGAGGCCTGTGGCACCAGCAACATGAAGTTTGCAATGAACGGCGCGCTCACTCTGTGCACCTATGACGGCGGAAACATCGAAATTGCCAAAGAAGTCGGGGAAGAGAACCTCTTCATCTTCGGTCATCGCACCGAAGAACTTGAACGGATGCGAAGAGAGCACTCCTACAATCCGTGGGATTACTACCACCGGAGCCCAGCGATCCGGCGTGTGATGGATGTGTTCCACACGGATAAGCTTTTCCGTCGGAATGCGCCCATGTTCCACTGGATCTTCAATGCACTCTTGAATCAGGGCGATCGCTACTTCTTGCTCGCCGATTTCGAAAGCTATCTGCGGGCGAGCGAGCAGGCAGGGCAGGAATTCCTCCAGCGCGAGGTCTGGGCCCGAAAAGCGATTCTGAACGTTGCGAGAATCGGGAAATTCTCCAGCGACCGCACCATTCGCGAGTATGCAGAGGACATCTGGAAGATTCGGCCAGTGGAGTAG
- a CDS encoding Dihydroorotase: MVITWQAHHLDMARLIIQNGRVLDPATGRDEITSIEIEDGIIREIAPTLPPPDPNTTVIDATGRLVCPGFIDLHTHLREPGREDKETIASGTRAAAAGGFTTVCAIPNTCPIIDSQTGIKFILSRAESDGVVNVIPYASVTRNQQGEEIVEFGDLVSHGARGFTDDGHPIMNAEIMRRALEYSAMFDVPILDHCEDLTLSSDGIMHDGFYSTKLGLKGIPALAESIQVARDVELAAITGGHIHIMHVSKHQSLAHIRRAKAAGIRVTCEVTPHHLTLTDAALETFDTNLKVNPPLGDERDREALIEALADGTIDCIATDHAPHTDIEKDLPIADAPFGMIGLETAFPVLYTKLVCTGKISLPLLIEKLTWGPAQVLGLDPRGTLTRGAPADIVILDLEKTVRFEAGEFFSKGCNSPWIGHELRGSIETTIVAGQIVYHQRKILK; the protein is encoded by the coding sequence TTGGTTATCACGTGGCAGGCTCATCATCTCGACATGGCACGCCTAATCATTCAAAACGGACGAGTGCTCGATCCGGCGACCGGTCGAGACGAAATCACATCTATTGAAATCGAAGACGGTATTATCCGTGAGATTGCCCCCACACTGCCCCCACCGGACCCGAACACGACGGTGATTGATGCCACCGGACGCTTGGTGTGTCCGGGCTTCATCGATCTTCACACCCACTTGCGTGAACCGGGACGCGAGGACAAAGAAACGATTGCCAGCGGGACGCGCGCTGCGGCGGCAGGGGGGTTCACCACCGTCTGCGCCATTCCGAACACCTGTCCCATCATTGACTCACAAACGGGCATCAAGTTCATCCTCTCGCGCGCAGAATCGGACGGCGTGGTGAATGTGATTCCCTATGCCTCCGTCACCCGCAACCAACAAGGCGAAGAGATCGTTGAGTTTGGAGACTTAGTGTCGCACGGCGCCCGGGGCTTTACGGACGACGGCCATCCGATCATGAACGCCGAAATCATGCGCCGCGCTCTTGAATATTCGGCGATGTTCGACGTGCCGATCCTCGACCACTGTGAGGATCTGACCCTGTCGTCCGACGGCATCATGCATGATGGGTTCTATTCCACAAAGTTGGGGCTGAAGGGGATCCCTGCTCTTGCCGAAAGCATTCAGGTGGCGCGGGACGTCGAGCTTGCGGCAATCACGGGCGGCCATATCCATATTATGCATGTATCCAAGCACCAGTCCCTCGCGCACATTCGGCGAGCGAAAGCCGCCGGCATCCGCGTGACCTGCGAGGTCACCCCCCACCACCTTACCTTGACTGATGCCGCACTTGAGACGTTCGACACCAATCTGAAAGTCAACCCGCCGCTGGGCGATGAACGCGACCGGGAGGCGTTGATCGAGGCGCTGGCTGACGGAACCATTGATTGCATCGCCACCGATCATGCGCCCCACACTGATATCGAGAAGGATCTGCCCATTGCCGATGCCCCCTTCGGTATGATCGGGCTCGAAACCGCATTCCCCGTCCTCTACACGAAGCTCGTTTGTACGGGGAAGATTTCCTTGCCTCTACTCATCGAGAAGCTGACATGGGGACCGGCCCAGGTGTTGGGCCTCGACCCACGGGGCACCCTGACTCGGGGAGCGCCTGCAGACATTGTCATCTTGGACTTGGAGAAAACAGTGCGGTTTGAGGCCGGAGAGTTCTTTTCGAAGGGATGTAACAGCCCGTGGATTGGTCACGAACTGCGGGGGAGCATCGAGACCACTATCGTGGCCGGCCAAATCGTTTATCATCAGCGCAAAATCCTAAAGTGA
- a CDS encoding RNA polymerase sigma factor RpoE, which produces MYFWLSQDHPASEANHPDAPILAAIREVLAGNLNAFDEIVYLYREQVFGIAWNLTHDTEDALDITQEVFLRAYRALRSYRGKARFSTWLHRIALNTTMDYLRRESRQWRRRVTEPHDPQQAQDAAYNPLEQGQVGAEQATGLRRKERQRRVLEAIHQLSARQKQVILLRYYHDLTLPEIAKIMKCTEGAVKRHLFRAQIRLRLLLKDVEGDEA; this is translated from the coding sequence ATGTATTTTTGGCTGTCCCAAGATCATCCCGCATCGGAAGCCAATCATCCCGACGCACCGATTCTTGCGGCAATCCGGGAGGTCTTAGCGGGTAACCTCAATGCATTCGACGAGATCGTCTATCTGTACCGCGAACAGGTTTTCGGAATTGCTTGGAATTTGACCCACGATACGGAGGACGCGCTGGATATCACGCAGGAAGTTTTTCTGCGTGCTTATCGTGCGCTTCGATCGTACCGCGGAAAGGCGCGTTTTTCGACGTGGCTGCACCGCATCGCACTCAACACCACCATGGATTATTTACGGCGCGAAAGCCGTCAGTGGCGCCGGAGAGTCACGGAGCCGCACGATCCCCAACAAGCACAGGACGCTGCTTACAACCCTTTGGAGCAAGGGCAGGTCGGCGCTGAACAAGCGACAGGCCTTCGACGAAAAGAACGGCAGAGGCGCGTGCTGGAGGCGATCCATCAACTCTCTGCTCGTCAAAAGCAGGTGATCCTTCTGCGATACTATCATGACTTAACCCTACCCGAAATCGCCAAAATCATGAAATGCACGGAAGGTGCAGTGAAACGTCATCTTTTTCGGGCGCAGATACGTCTAAGATTACTGTTAAAGGATGTGGAAGGCGATGAAGCGTGA
- a CDS encoding Myo-inositol 2-dehydrogenase 1 — MRIGIIGAGNMATLHADAIVRSGRAQVAAVYAIDTQQVATFASRYGARVANDAREIFEDSAIGAVIIATPTPSHAEYLRLAHKAQKHVLCEKPVVRTRAEADEIAALFTGYPCVAAAGHLVRFTPEYKYLRQVIREGKLGQVGTIRLTRACGARKDPSDWHLDESASGGVILDLMVHDLDLLTWVFGPIQTIYVQRADHQGDLCHDYALAIAKLSSGALAHLEASWAEPPGEFYYAYEVAGSLGILEFDSRKEPTLVCVSRTDKQRVGRTPEVCSPVDAQLADFLDAIEKGQPPTVPLEVGLNAVRLALVALESAQSNQPIVVG, encoded by the coding sequence ATGAGAATTGGGATTATTGGCGCTGGAAACATGGCAACGCTTCACGCGGATGCCATTGTGAGATCGGGCCGAGCTCAAGTAGCTGCCGTTTACGCGATTGATACCCAACAGGTGGCGACGTTTGCTTCGCGTTATGGGGCACGGGTTGCAAACGATGCGCGTGAGATTTTCGAGGATTCGGCAATTGGGGCGGTCATTATTGCGACTCCCACCCCGTCGCACGCAGAATATCTCCGCCTTGCACATAAGGCGCAAAAGCACGTGTTGTGCGAAAAGCCTGTGGTCCGTACCCGCGCCGAAGCGGATGAAATAGCAGCGCTTTTCACTGGATATCCATGTGTCGCCGCAGCCGGCCACTTAGTACGCTTTACCCCTGAGTACAAATACCTGCGGCAGGTGATCCGCGAGGGGAAGCTGGGTCAAGTGGGAACCATCCGATTGACTCGCGCCTGCGGAGCGAGGAAAGACCCATCGGATTGGCATTTGGATGAGTCGGCCAGCGGTGGGGTGATTCTCGACCTGATGGTCCACGATCTCGACCTTCTCACGTGGGTGTTTGGCCCCATCCAAACCATTTACGTGCAGCGGGCTGACCATCAGGGTGACCTGTGCCATGACTACGCCTTGGCCATCGCAAAGCTTTCTTCCGGCGCCCTCGCTCATCTGGAGGCAAGTTGGGCAGAGCCTCCGGGTGAGTTTTACTACGCGTACGAGGTGGCTGGGTCGCTCGGTATTCTGGAGTTCGACAGTCGCAAAGAGCCGACACTTGTTTGTGTTTCGCGCACGGACAAGCAGAGAGTAGGGAGAACCCCAGAGGTTTGCTCGCCGGTAGACGCACAGTTGGCCGATTTCCTCGACGCCATCGAAAAGGGCCAGCCGCCAACCGTACCGCTTGAGGTTGGGTTGAATGCAGTTCGTTTGGCGCTTGTCGCGCTAGAGTCGGCTCAATCAAACCAACCGATCGTGGTTGGTTAA
- a CDS encoding putative bicarbonate transporter, ICT family yields the protein MSTNDSINETSASERQHLRKLFMQVRSDFVLAMLALLYFLHPLLRIPALEDSFISPKIGLAAFILCTVFAGLLIRSFRSPLPPMRLGPQGWALLGFVALSALSLSWAMSTSLALHGLAYFLLWLLLYVACLFGLADAAAAWVVMFVGMAAAAVTGVWTLLEDATHGGLFGRIVPRLPDWRGYLAAGLGNSGHIAGYLALFFPAMCVWLLWSKRFPWRVLFALAVTLPALIITWSVGSTGALIAALIVWSPVLLTREIRPHLHWRRLWWIVGLSAAWKAFYFLPHPWNPHRPSLLLEAFGSQRWVEGWPTRVAIWRTTLQMIAENPWLGCGVGNFTYSFVQQIVPSVVNDPQLRQWAGAYTNEAHNEYLQVWAEGGIFALIAYLAIFLGFYVRAHRVFWRAKELPSRLLVWSAVAGVTVFLLDSLMTFPLRLPSHVAVLMFFLAIPQIVDRGFTAASAHAALPRSVAERAVVALCLGLTLMVTVFHGRRMAAEFCLKQARAIAEAPVELPSGGVMSPWAAAEKAFEQGVEKLIQGDRPTAEKAFSAAQEIAQSPPLMLAETYFRKALEWDPRYSNASSRYGALLLMRGNYADAAAVLRQTLLDLESYEVHERLGFAYYFLGDYDAAAEEWTTCLLRRPIRAEAYRRLVRLTQP from the coding sequence ATGAGCACGAACGATTCTATAAACGAGACCTCGGCAAGTGAGAGGCAACATCTGCGCAAACTTTTCATGCAGGTGCGTTCAGATTTTGTACTGGCCATGTTGGCGCTTCTCTACTTCCTGCACCCGCTATTGCGGATTCCCGCACTTGAGGACTCCTTTATCTCACCCAAAATCGGTCTCGCAGCTTTCATCCTGTGCACCGTGTTTGCGGGACTCTTGATTAGAAGTTTTCGGAGTCCTTTGCCGCCAATGCGCTTAGGGCCACAAGGATGGGCGCTTCTGGGTTTTGTTGCGCTCAGTGCCCTAAGTCTCTCGTGGGCCATGAGCACCTCGCTGGCACTTCATGGGCTGGCTTATTTTCTTCTTTGGCTGCTCCTGTACGTTGCCTGCCTCTTCGGCCTTGCAGATGCGGCCGCAGCATGGGTGGTGATGTTCGTGGGTATGGCGGCCGCCGCTGTGACCGGCGTGTGGACGCTTCTCGAGGACGCGACCCACGGCGGGCTCTTTGGCCGGATTGTGCCACGCCTGCCGGACTGGCGCGGTTACTTGGCCGCGGGGCTTGGCAACAGCGGCCACATCGCCGGCTATCTCGCCTTATTTTTCCCTGCCATGTGTGTCTGGCTCTTGTGGAGCAAACGGTTTCCGTGGCGAGTGCTCTTTGCTCTCGCCGTGACCTTACCAGCGCTAATCATCACGTGGAGTGTGGGGTCAACGGGGGCTCTCATTGCCGCCCTGATCGTTTGGAGCCCCGTCCTGCTCACTCGCGAAATCCGCCCCCATCTGCACTGGAGACGCCTCTGGTGGATTGTCGGGTTAAGCGCTGCTTGGAAGGCATTTTACTTTTTGCCCCACCCGTGGAACCCGCACCGCCCCTCCCTTTTGCTCGAAGCTTTTGGATCTCAGCGCTGGGTCGAAGGTTGGCCAACTCGCGTCGCGATCTGGAGAACCACGCTGCAGATGATCGCGGAGAACCCGTGGCTCGGATGTGGGGTGGGCAATTTCACCTATTCCTTTGTGCAACAGATTGTGCCGAGTGTGGTAAACGATCCGCAATTGCGGCAGTGGGCGGGGGCATACACCAACGAGGCCCACAACGAGTACTTACAGGTTTGGGCGGAAGGTGGAATTTTTGCCTTAATTGCCTATCTCGCGATTTTCCTCGGGTTTTATGTGCGCGCCCACCGGGTATTCTGGCGCGCAAAGGAGCTGCCGAGCCGCTTACTTGTCTGGAGCGCAGTGGCAGGGGTCACAGTCTTTCTTCTCGATTCACTCATGACGTTTCCGCTGCGCCTTCCATCGCACGTGGCAGTGCTCATGTTTTTCTTAGCGATACCGCAAATTGTAGATCGCGGTTTCACGGCTGCCTCCGCGCACGCCGCGCTTCCCCGGAGTGTGGCTGAGCGAGCCGTCGTTGCTCTTTGTTTGGGACTCACTCTGATGGTGACGGTTTTTCATGGCCGTCGCATGGCCGCGGAATTCTGTTTGAAGCAGGCCCGTGCGATCGCAGAAGCCCCGGTTGAACTCCCCAGCGGCGGTGTCATGAGCCCGTGGGCAGCCGCTGAGAAAGCTTTCGAACAGGGCGTCGAAAAGCTCATACAGGGGGATCGCCCCACTGCCGAGAAGGCTTTCTCCGCTGCTCAGGAGATTGCGCAATCCCCACCTCTGATGCTTGCCGAAACCTATTTCCGAAAAGCCCTTGAATGGGATCCCCGCTACTCCAACGCGTCGAGTCGTTATGGAGCGCTCCTACTCATGCGCGGCAACTATGCGGATGCCGCAGCGGTCCTGCGCCAGACACTCCTCGACCTCGAATCCTACGAAGTTCATGAGCGTCTTGGCTTTGCCTATTATTTCCTTGGGGATTACGATGCCGCAGCCGAAGAGTGGACCACTTGCCTGCTTCGCCGCCCCATCCGTGCTGAAGCCTATCGCCGCTTAGTGCGGCTAACGCAGCCATGA
- a CDS encoding DNA-3-methyladenine glycosylase II: MNVVTVRPTSLETFLAKRFAPEDFHRPTLTLARRLLGCWLIHRTATGLCGGRIVEVEAYLGPHDRGSHSYGGRMTERNRAMFGPKGHAYIYLIYGMYWCFNVVSGPIGKPQAILVRALEPVLGLDQMRENLGAAHASAHSLCRGPGKLCRALGITGELYGEPLWGDRLFLVPACRKRGEEIAASARINIAYAGPDATKPWRFFIRGNPCVSGPASLNRQNRLA; encoded by the coding sequence GTGAACGTGGTGACGGTGCGTCCAACAAGCCTTGAGACCTTTCTGGCGAAGCGTTTTGCCCCGGAGGATTTCCACCGCCCGACGCTGACCCTTGCGCGGCGCCTCTTGGGGTGTTGGCTAATTCACCGGACCGCCACGGGGCTATGTGGTGGCAGAATCGTGGAAGTGGAAGCCTACCTTGGTCCACACGATCGGGGTTCCCATTCCTACGGCGGAAGGATGACGGAGCGCAACCGTGCCATGTTCGGCCCAAAAGGGCATGCCTACATTTACCTTATTTACGGGATGTATTGGTGCTTCAATGTGGTGAGTGGTCCCATTGGAAAGCCCCAAGCGATTCTCGTGCGCGCCCTTGAGCCAGTACTGGGGCTTGATCAAATGCGCGAAAATCTTGGAGCAGCGCATGCCTCCGCTCATTCGCTTTGCCGTGGCCCCGGGAAATTATGTCGGGCACTCGGCATCACTGGCGAGCTATACGGAGAACCACTTTGGGGCGATCGTTTGTTTCTCGTACCCGCATGTCGTAAACGGGGCGAGGAGATTGCCGCTTCTGCACGCATCAACATTGCGTATGCAGGGCCGGATGCCACAAAACCTTGGCGATTCTTCATTCGCGGCAATCCGTGCGTCAGCGGTCCGGCGAGTCTGAACAGGCAGAATCGGCTTGCGTAG
- a CDS encoding putative low-affinity inorganic phosphate transporter: protein MTLLTIVVILTIAAALVFDVINGFHDCANSIATIVSTRVLTPGQAVLWAAFFNFAAMFFFEARVADTVSKIVRVNTGESVYVYVVLSGLVGAIVWDLLTWWWGLPTSSSHALIGGFAGAGIAYRGLGVIRWDRLWHTMVFIPAAPLIGLAIGFGTMIAVFWIFRSWRPHSVDKVFRKGQLLSAALYSLGHGGNDAQKTMGIIVALLVAVGIFTPETQLTLSNPRTLSIILACHLAMAVGTALGGWRIVKTMGMKITKLQPVGGFCAEVAGASTLFMATHLGIPVSTTHTITGAIVGVGATRKLSGVKWGIAGRIVWAWILTIPCSALIAGVTFLLIRPFLSL, encoded by the coding sequence ATGACGCTCCTAACGATTGTGGTGATTTTGACAATTGCTGCCGCATTGGTTTTCGATGTCATCAACGGCTTTCACGACTGCGCAAACTCGATCGCGACGATTGTCTCAACACGAGTTCTCACGCCCGGGCAAGCGGTGCTATGGGCTGCGTTCTTCAATTTTGCTGCGATGTTTTTCTTTGAAGCTCGAGTTGCGGACACCGTGTCGAAGATCGTGCGTGTGAACACGGGCGAATCGGTGTACGTTTACGTGGTCCTCAGCGGGTTGGTAGGTGCCATTGTCTGGGACCTGCTGACTTGGTGGTGGGGGCTTCCGACGAGCTCTTCCCATGCCCTTATCGGCGGATTTGCTGGGGCTGGAATCGCATATCGAGGGCTTGGTGTCATCCGCTGGGATCGCCTGTGGCACACCATGGTGTTTATTCCTGCGGCCCCCCTCATCGGTCTTGCGATCGGGTTTGGAACGATGATCGCGGTATTCTGGATTTTCAGGTCGTGGCGCCCCCATAGTGTAGACAAGGTTTTTCGAAAAGGTCAGCTTTTGAGTGCGGCGCTCTATTCGTTGGGGCACGGCGGGAATGACGCCCAGAAAACGATGGGAATTATTGTGGCATTATTGGTCGCGGTTGGCATCTTTACGCCGGAAACCCAACTAACACTCTCAAATCCGCGCACACTTTCCATCATTCTCGCATGTCACCTCGCCATGGCAGTGGGAACGGCTTTGGGTGGTTGGCGAATCGTCAAAACTATGGGAATGAAAATTACAAAATTGCAACCTGTGGGTGGTTTTTGTGCTGAAGTCGCGGGTGCCTCAACGCTTTTCATGGCTACCCACCTTGGCATCCCAGTTTCAACGACGCACACGATTACGGGTGCAATTGTTGGCGTAGGTGCGACCCGAAAGCTCTCAGGCGTAAAATGGGGAATTGCTGGGCGCATTGTATGGGCGTGGATCCTGACGATTCCCTGTTCCGCTCTGATTGCTGGAGTCACTTTCCTGCTGATCCGCCCCTTTCTCAGTCTGTGA